From Panthera uncia isolate 11264 chromosome E1, Puncia_PCG_1.0, whole genome shotgun sequence, one genomic window encodes:
- the SPPL2C gene encoding signal peptide peptidase-like 2C: MAFLGFFLLLLLLLLTNTAARGEYGVAHVVSENWSKDYCILFSSDYVTLPRDLYHAPLLPLHDGTTAPWCPGKDSSLQVRPGAPRRGPLRHTTAMVMRGNCSFYAKGRLAQGQGAHGLLIVSRVGGQQCSDTTPAPQDPHQPLPGLTIPVAVLRYNDMLDILRHTHGSAEVRVALYAPPEPVLDYNMVITFVLAVGTVAAGGYWAGLTEADRLQRRRARGGGGPGGHHRQEAVAAPRGQEEEDEGAPVDFTPAMTGAVVTLSCSIMLLLYFFYDSFVYVMIAVFGLGAGTGLYSCLAPLVRHLPLQQYRWPLPGHRACLQLPLLLLGGLCAAVTVLWIAHRNEDSWAWLLQDALGVAYCLLVLRRVRLPTLRSCASFLLALLAFDVFFVFVTPLLTRTGESIMVGVAAGPVDSVSRERLPMVLKVPWLSFSALTLCDQPFSILGFGDIVVPGFLVAYCHRFDVQVRSRQVYFVACTAAYAVGLLVTFVAMVLMQMGQPALLYLVSSTLLTSLAVAACRQELALFWTGQGGAKTPAQAVAGLRGAPSSGSAQKREDTADVHTASKFEGAASHLAGNSDTNLEEDTAEIATIPEDEAAGPDGHSDSSKGWSDASLDTDESPRASPGASEELIPLMPPMLSPSEPGHAQAQAHDAGLPWTGLHERKGLKVKESMLTQAPL, encoded by the coding sequence ATGGCGTTCCTGggattcttcctcctcctcctcctcctcctcctcaccaacACCGCCGCCCGAGGGGAGTATGGCGTGGCCCACGTGGTGTCAGAAAATTGGAGCAAGGACTACTGCATCCTGTTCAGCTCCGACTATGTCACCCTGCCCCGGGACCTGTACCACGCCCCACTCCTGCCCCTGCACGATGGTACCACGGCACCCTGGTGCCCGGGCAAGGACTCCTCCCTCCAGGTCCGGCCCGGCGCCCCCCGCCGGGGGCCCCTCCGCCACACCACCGCCATGGTCATGAGGGGCAACTGCAGCTTCTACGCCAAGGGCCGGCTGGCTCAGGGCCAAGGCGCCCACGGGCTGCTCATCGTGAGCCGGGTCGGCGGCCAGCAGTGTTCAGAcaccaccccggcgccccaggacccccaccagcccctgcccGGCCTCACCATCCCCGTGGCCGTGCTCCGCTACAACGACATGCTCGACATCCTCCGCCACACCCACGGCAGCGCCGAGGTCCGCGTGGCCCTGTACGCGCCCCCGGAGCCCGTCCTCGACTACAACATGGTGATCACCTTCGTCCTGGCCGTGGGCACCGTGGCCGCTGGCGGCTACTGGGCCGGCCTGACCGAGGCTGACCGGCTGCAGCGGCGCCGggcccgggggggaggggggcccggCGGTCACCACCGGCAGGAAGCAGTGGCCGCCCCGcggggacaggaggaggaagacgAGGGCGCGCCGGTGGACTTCACGCCGGCCATGACGGGCGCGGTGGTCACCCTGTCCTGCTCCATCATGCTGCTCCTCTACTTCTTCTACGACAGCTTTGTCTACGTCATGATCGCCGTCTTCGGCCTGGGGGCGGGCACCGGCCTCTACAGCTGCCTGGCCCCCCTGGTGCGCCACCTGCCCCTGCAGCAATACCGCTGGCCCCTGCCTGGCCACCGCGCCTGCCTGCAGctgcccctgctgctgctgggcgGCCTGTGCGCGGCGGTGACCGTTCTCTGGATCGCCCACCGGAACGAGGACAGCTGGGCGTGGCTCCTGCAGGACGCGCTGGGCGTGGCCTACTGCCTTTTGGTCCTGCGGCGCGTGCGGCTGCCCACGCTCAGGAGCTGTGCCTCTTTCCTGCTGGCCCTGCTGGCCTTCGATGTCTTCTTTGTCTTCGTCACGCCCCTCCTCACCAGGACCGGCGAGAGCATCATGGTGGGGGTGGCGGCGGGCCCGGTAGATTCCGTGAGCCGCGAGAGGCTGCCCATGGTGCTCAAAGTGCCCTGGCTGAGCTTCTCAGCCTTGACCTTGTGTGACCAGCCCTTCTCCATCCTCGGCTTCGGTGACATTGTGGTCCCTGGCTTTCTGGTGGCCTACTGTCACCGCTTTGATGTGCAAGTCCGTTCCCGCCAGGTCTACTTTGTGGCCTGCACGGCGGCCTATGCCGTGGGCCTGCTGGTCACTTTTGTCGCCATGGTCCTCATGCAGATGGGCCAGCCCGCCCTGCTGTACCTGGTGTCCAGCACCCTGCTCACCAGCCTGGCCGTGGCCGCCTGTCGCCAAGAGCTCGCCCTCTTCTGGACGGGCCAGGGCGGAGCTAAGACACCCGCCCAGGCTGTGGCCGGGCTGCGTGGCGCCCCTTCATCTGGCTCCGCGCAGAAGCGGGAGGATACGGCAGACGTCCACACAGCCAGCAAGTTTGAGGGGGCCGCCAGCCACCTGGCAGGGAACTCAGACACCAACCTTGAGGAGGACACGGCCGAGATTGCCACCATACCCGAGGATGAAGCCGCTGGTCCGGACGGCCACAGCGATAGCTCCAAGGGCTGGAGCGATGCCAGCCTGGACACTGACGAATCTCCTCGTGCCTCCCCTGGGGCCTCGGAGGAGCTGATACCTCTGATGCCACCGATGCTATCGCCCTCAGAGCCGGGCCACGCGCAGGCCCAGGCCCACGACGCCGGCCTGCCCTGGACGGGGCTCCACGAGAGGAAGGGCTTGAAGGTAAAGGAGAGCATGTTGACCCAGGCTCCCTTGTGA